Proteins co-encoded in one Leucobacter exalbidus genomic window:
- a CDS encoding ATP-binding cassette domain-containing protein: MSDAHTRDVGHPADAHTVIKVRGAREHNLKNIDVDLPKRRLTVFTGVSGSGKSSLVFSTIAAESQRLINETYSTFVQGFMPQQARPDVDVLEGLTTAIIVDQERMGANPRSTVGTATDVNAMLRIVFSRLGAPHIGSPQAFSFNVASISGAGAVTIEKGGKKVKERRSFEVLGGMCSTCEGRGSVSDFDFDELYDASKSLADGALKVPGFSMDGWYGRVFGAVLPMDVAIQDFTEAQLHDLLYKEPIKVKADGVNLTYEGLILRIQKSMLSKDRDAMQPHIRAFVDRAIVFRPCAACEGTRLNDSARSSKIDGVSIADVCAMQISDLAEWVRSINDPGLAPLMAKLADTLDSFVQIGLGYLSLDRPTGTLSGGESQRTKMIRHLGSALTDATYVFDEPSIGLHPHDIQRMNQLLLKLRDTGNTVLVVEHKPEMIQIADQVIDLGPRAGALGGEVCFVGSVAGLRASGTLTGTHMDDRARVKETVRQATGAIEVRGANEHNLRDIDVDVPLGVLCVVTGVAGSGKSSLIRSSVSGRDGVVTVDQGAIKGSRRSNPATYTGLLDPVRTAFAKANGVKPALFSANSEGACPECKGAGIIFTDLGMMATMESVCPVCDGQRFDAAVLEYTLGGKNIAEVLDLSMSEAHEFFAQPDSKIPKAVKILDRLVDVGIGYIKLGQSLSTLSGGERQRLKLAIHMLEDAEVYVLDEPTTGLHLADVQQLLGLLDRLVDAGKSVIVVEHHQAVMAHADWIIDLGPGAGHEGGRIAFTGTPAALIADGSTLTGQHLGSYVRQ, translated from the coding sequence ATGAGCGATGCACACACCAGAGATGTAGGCCATCCCGCCGACGCACACACCGTGATCAAGGTGCGCGGGGCGCGCGAGCACAACCTGAAGAACATCGACGTCGATCTGCCCAAGCGCAGGCTCACCGTCTTCACCGGCGTCTCGGGCTCGGGCAAGAGTTCGCTTGTGTTCAGCACGATTGCGGCCGAGTCACAGCGCCTCATCAACGAGACCTACAGCACCTTCGTGCAGGGGTTTATGCCGCAGCAGGCCCGCCCCGATGTCGACGTGCTCGAGGGGCTCACGACCGCGATCATCGTCGATCAAGAGCGCATGGGCGCCAACCCCCGCTCCACCGTGGGCACCGCGACCGATGTGAATGCGATGCTGCGCATTGTGTTCTCGCGGCTCGGTGCCCCGCATATTGGGTCGCCCCAGGCATTCTCGTTCAACGTCGCCTCGATCAGCGGCGCGGGCGCCGTCACGATTGAAAAGGGCGGCAAGAAGGTGAAGGAGCGACGCAGCTTCGAGGTGCTGGGTGGCATGTGCAGCACGTGTGAGGGGCGCGGCAGCGTGAGCGATTTCGACTTTGATGAGCTGTACGATGCATCGAAGTCACTCGCCGATGGTGCGCTCAAGGTGCCTGGCTTCAGCATGGATGGCTGGTACGGCCGCGTCTTTGGCGCGGTGCTGCCCATGGACGTCGCGATTCAAGACTTCACCGAAGCGCAGCTGCACGATCTGCTCTACAAAGAACCGATCAAGGTGAAGGCCGACGGCGTCAACCTCACCTATGAGGGCCTCATCCTACGCATTCAAAAGTCGATGCTGTCGAAAGATCGTGACGCGATGCAGCCGCACATTCGCGCCTTCGTCGACCGGGCCATTGTGTTTCGCCCGTGCGCCGCATGCGAGGGCACCCGGTTGAACGATTCGGCCAGATCTTCAAAGATCGACGGCGTATCGATCGCCGATGTCTGCGCGATGCAGATCAGCGACCTCGCCGAGTGGGTGCGGTCGATCAACGACCCCGGGCTCGCCCCGCTGATGGCCAAGCTCGCAGACACCCTCGATTCGTTCGTGCAGATCGGGCTCGGGTACCTCAGCCTCGACCGCCCCACCGGCACGCTCTCAGGTGGTGAGTCGCAGCGCACCAAGATGATTCGGCACCTGGGGTCGGCGCTCACCGACGCCACCTACGTCTTCGATGAGCCGTCGATCGGGCTCCACCCACACGACATTCAGCGCATGAACCAGCTGCTGCTCAAGCTGCGCGACACCGGCAATACGGTGCTCGTAGTCGAGCACAAACCCGAGATGATTCAGATCGCCGATCAGGTGATTGATCTCGGCCCCCGGGCCGGTGCCTTAGGCGGCGAGGTCTGCTTTGTGGGCTCGGTGGCGGGGCTGCGTGCCTCGGGCACGCTCACCGGCACGCACATGGATGACCGCGCCCGGGTGAAGGAGACCGTGCGGCAGGCGACTGGTGCGATCGAGGTGCGCGGCGCCAATGAGCACAATCTGCGCGACATCGATGTCGATGTGCCGCTCGGGGTGCTGTGCGTCGTGACCGGCGTGGCCGGATCGGGCAAGAGCTCCCTCATTCGCAGTTCGGTGTCGGGCCGCGACGGGGTTGTCACCGTCGATCAGGGCGCGATCAAGGGGTCACGCAGGTCGAACCCGGCGACATACACGGGGCTGCTCGATCCCGTGCGCACCGCGTTTGCGAAGGCCAACGGGGTGAAGCCCGCACTGTTCAGCGCGAACTCCGAGGGTGCCTGCCCCGAGTGCAAGGGCGCCGGCATCATCTTCACTGACCTCGGCATGATGGCGACGATGGAGAGCGTCTGCCCCGTGTGTGACGGGCAGCGCTTTGATGCGGCCGTGCTCGAGTACACGCTCGGCGGCAAGAACATTGCTGAGGTGCTCGACCTGTCAATGTCTGAGGCGCACGAATTCTTCGCGCAGCCCGATTCAAAGATCCCGAAGGCCGTCAAGATTCTCGATCGCTTAGTCGACGTGGGCATCGGCTATATCAAGCTGGGCCAGTCGCTCTCGACGTTGTCGGGCGGCGAACGGCAACGCCTGAAGCTTGCCATTCACATGCTCGAAGATGCCGAGGTGTATGTGCTCGACGAGCCCACCACCGGCCTGCACCTCGCCGATGTGCAGCAGCTGCTGGGCCTGCTCGATCGCCTCGTTGACGCGGGCAAGAGCGTCATCGTGGTCGAGCATCACCAGGCGGTGATGGCCCACGCCGACTGGATCATTGATCTCGGCCCCGGCGCCGGGCACGAGGGCGGCCGCATCGCGTTCACGGGCACCCCCGCGGCCCTCATCGCCGACGGGTCAACGCTTACCGGTCAGCACCTGGGGTCGTACGTGCGTCAGTAA
- a CDS encoding TIGR00730 family Rossman fold protein, whose protein sequence is MSMPVTPAAADAIDTFLTAAGVTKHRALVRRILEAGVGLSTDDTSRLNLKITSAAIEEMRAAFKLFAPYTNTPKVTVFGSARTQSHDPLWANTEKVAQQLSARHWMVVTGAGPGIMEAAADGAGAEKSLGVSIRLPFEEALDAEGNTVDANNVVMKYFFTRKLMLVKESSGFVCLPGGFGTMDETFELLTLQQTGKMDPVPIVLLDRPGGTYWSHFAAFITQELAGGGYISAGDLDRVVITDSAETATAEVLGFWRNYDSLRWVGDELVMRLKATPTAGEIAQLNARFSGLLDSGEIRVTSPLAPEVKDNDRLELPRIVFTPRRRAVGDLDRVIRALNAFASAPPITDARTTPGADR, encoded by the coding sequence ATGAGTATGCCAGTGACGCCAGCCGCCGCCGATGCCATCGATACCTTTTTGACCGCCGCGGGTGTGACGAAACACCGCGCGCTCGTGCGCCGCATTCTTGAAGCCGGGGTGGGGTTGAGCACCGATGACACGTCGCGCCTCAACCTGAAGATCACGTCGGCGGCGATCGAAGAGATGCGCGCCGCGTTCAAACTCTTCGCCCCCTACACGAACACCCCCAAGGTGACCGTGTTTGGCTCGGCCCGCACCCAGTCGCATGATCCGCTGTGGGCCAACACCGAGAAGGTGGCGCAGCAGCTCTCGGCCCGCCACTGGATGGTGGTGACCGGGGCGGGCCCCGGCATTATGGAGGCCGCCGCAGATGGCGCGGGCGCCGAGAAATCGCTGGGCGTCTCGATCCGACTGCCCTTCGAAGAAGCCCTCGACGCCGAAGGTAACACCGTCGACGCCAACAACGTCGTGATGAAGTACTTCTTCACCCGCAAGCTGATGCTCGTGAAAGAATCGAGCGGCTTCGTGTGCCTGCCCGGCGGCTTTGGCACCATGGACGAAACATTTGAGCTGCTGACGCTGCAGCAGACGGGCAAGATGGACCCGGTGCCGATCGTGCTGCTGGATCGCCCCGGTGGCACCTACTGGAGTCACTTCGCCGCGTTCATCACGCAAGAGCTCGCGGGCGGCGGCTATATCTCGGCCGGCGACCTTGACCGCGTGGTCATCACCGACTCGGCCGAGACCGCGACCGCCGAGGTCTTGGGCTTCTGGCGCAACTATGACTCGCTGCGCTGGGTTGGCGATGAGCTCGTGATGCGACTCAAGGCCACCCCGACTGCGGGAGAAATAGCACAGCTGAATGCTCGGTTCTCGGGGCTGCTCGACAGCGGCGAGATTCGGGTGACGAGCCCGCTCGCCCCCGAGGTGAAGGACAATGATCGGCTTGAATTGCCGCGCATCGTCTTCACCCCGCGACGCCGCGCGGTGGGCGATCTAGACCGGGTGATTCGGGCGCTCAACGCATTCGCGAGCGCCCCACCGATTACTGACGCACGTACGACCCCAGGTGCTGACCGGTAA
- a CDS encoding RNB domain-containing ribonuclease, with amino-acid sequence MPHRRSHLSHRDEHGLLESALQALRTANNVPVDFTAAARLEAEAAAVAPPEPPALDLRHIPFVTLDPASSRDLDQAFHLERNGTGWLLRYAIADVPSFVTPGGALDAEARRRGQTLYLPDGSVPLHPRVLSEGRASLLPDEDRTAYVWTIPTDASGRASFEGGQVDAPRVERAQVRSVAKLDYVSAQAGVDAGTPRPEIALLQAFATLRIAEERRRGGASLNMADEEIVCNDGEYRIERSFPLPVEDWNAQLSLLTGMTAACIMLDGGIGIIRTMPPPDAAALAEFRTRVTALGQQWPNALPYGEYLRTINRDTAAGVAVLHAAAGLFRGAGYAVFGVPDANGTMLQPPAHIAQAAIAAPYAHVTAPLRRLVDRWGLVICEALCAGRQVPAWASASLPEIPALMRASASFAGQLGAAALDMVEAALLQEHVGKTIEVTVLEARGSGSRVQITTPPVTARTTGRALTPGTQGRVRVVRADIASGVIELEAA; translated from the coding sequence ATGCCCCATAGGCGCTCACACCTCAGCCACCGTGATGAACACGGCCTCCTCGAATCGGCGCTTCAGGCGCTGCGCACCGCGAACAATGTGCCGGTCGATTTCACGGCGGCCGCACGCCTCGAGGCGGAGGCTGCCGCGGTGGCACCACCCGAACCGCCCGCGCTCGACCTACGTCATATCCCGTTCGTCACGCTCGACCCCGCGAGTTCTCGCGACCTCGATCAGGCGTTTCACCTCGAGCGCAACGGCACAGGCTGGCTGCTGCGCTACGCGATCGCCGATGTGCCGAGCTTCGTCACCCCGGGCGGCGCGCTCGATGCCGAGGCCAGGCGCCGCGGCCAAACGCTGTATCTGCCCGATGGTTCGGTGCCGCTGCACCCCCGCGTGCTCAGCGAGGGCCGCGCTTCGCTGCTCCCCGACGAAGATCGCACCGCATACGTGTGGACCATCCCCACCGACGCATCAGGGCGAGCCTCGTTCGAGGGCGGGCAGGTGGACGCGCCCAGGGTCGAGCGAGCCCAAGTGCGCTCGGTCGCGAAGCTCGACTATGTTTCGGCCCAGGCCGGCGTCGATGCGGGCACTCCCCGGCCCGAAATCGCGCTGCTGCAAGCCTTTGCCACACTGCGCATCGCCGAGGAGCGGCGCCGCGGCGGGGCCAGCCTCAACATGGCCGACGAAGAGATCGTGTGCAATGACGGTGAATACCGCATCGAGCGCAGCTTCCCGCTGCCCGTCGAAGACTGGAACGCGCAGCTCTCGCTCCTCACCGGCATGACCGCGGCGTGCATCATGCTCGACGGCGGCATCGGCATTATTCGCACGATGCCGCCGCCCGACGCGGCAGCGCTCGCAGAGTTTCGCACCCGCGTGACGGCGCTCGGGCAGCAGTGGCCGAACGCTTTACCCTACGGCGAATATCTGCGCACAATCAACCGCGACACCGCCGCGGGCGTCGCGGTGCTGCACGCCGCGGCGGGCCTGTTTCGTGGCGCCGGATACGCGGTCTTCGGGGTGCCCGACGCAAACGGCACGATGCTGCAGCCGCCCGCGCACATCGCACAGGCGGCGATCGCGGCCCCCTACGCGCACGTCACGGCGCCGCTGCGGCGCCTCGTGGACCGCTGGGGGCTCGTCATCTGCGAGGCACTGTGCGCGGGCCGCCAGGTGCCCGCGTGGGCGAGTGCGAGCCTCCCCGAGATTCCCGCGCTCATGCGCGCATCCGCGTCGTTCGCCGGCCAGCTGGGCGCGGCCGCGCTCGACATGGTCGAGGCCGCACTGCTGCAAGAGCATGTTGGTAAGACGATCGAGGTGACGGTGCTCGAGGCACGCGGCTCCGGATCGCGCGTGCAGATCACCACCCCGCCCGTAACGGCGCGCACCACGGGTCGCGCGCTGACGCCCGGTACCCAAGGCCGGGTGCGGGTGGTGCGGGCAGATATCGCCTCGGGCGTGATCGAACTCGAGGCCGCATAA
- the ispG gene encoding flavodoxin-dependent (E)-4-hydroxy-3-methylbut-2-enyl-diphosphate synthase yields MPKVPEILSPRRNTRKIKVGSVMVGGDAPVSVQSMTTTPTTNINATLQQIAELTAAGCDIVRVACPSRDDAEALPIIAMKSQIPVIADIHFQPNYVFAAIDAGCAAVRVNPGNIRKFDDQVGEIAKRAKAAGTSLRIGVNAGSLDPRLLQKYGKATPEALVESAVWEASLFEEHDFHDFKISVKHNDPIVMVKAYRMLAERGDWPLHLGVTEAGPAFQGTIKSATAFGILLSEGIGDTIRVSLSAPPVEEVKVGMQILQSLNLRERKLEIVSCPSCGRAQVDVYTLAEEVTKGLEGMTVPLRVAVMGCVVNGPGEAREADLGVASGNGKGQIFVKGEVIKTVPESEIVATLIEEANRLAAEIGHKAESGAPEVLTY; encoded by the coding sequence ATGCCGAAGGTTCCTGAAATCCTTTCCCCTAGGCGAAACACCCGCAAGATCAAGGTGGGTTCAGTCATGGTCGGTGGCGACGCACCTGTTTCGGTGCAGTCGATGACCACCACGCCTACGACGAACATCAACGCGACGCTGCAGCAGATCGCTGAGCTGACGGCGGCCGGTTGCGACATTGTGCGCGTCGCCTGCCCCAGCCGCGACGACGCTGAAGCGTTGCCGATCATTGCGATGAAGAGCCAAATCCCCGTGATCGCCGACATCCACTTCCAGCCGAACTACGTGTTCGCTGCGATCGATGCCGGTTGCGCCGCAGTGCGCGTGAACCCGGGCAATATTCGTAAGTTCGACGACCAGGTCGGTGAGATCGCGAAGCGCGCGAAGGCAGCTGGCACCTCGCTGCGCATCGGCGTGAACGCCGGATCGCTCGACCCGCGTCTGCTGCAGAAGTACGGCAAGGCCACCCCCGAGGCGCTTGTGGAGAGCGCCGTGTGGGAAGCCTCGTTGTTCGAAGAGCACGACTTTCACGACTTCAAGATCTCGGTCAAGCACAACGACCCGATCGTGATGGTGAAGGCCTACCGTATGCTCGCAGAGCGTGGCGACTGGCCGCTGCATCTCGGCGTCACCGAGGCCGGCCCCGCGTTTCAGGGCACCATCAAGAGCGCGACCGCGTTCGGCATTCTACTCTCCGAGGGCATCGGCGACACGATTCGTGTATCGCTGTCGGCGCCCCCCGTTGAAGAGGTGAAGGTGGGCATGCAGATTCTGCAGTCGCTCAACCTACGCGAACGCAAGCTCGAGATCGTCTCGTGCCCGTCGTGTGGCCGCGCACAGGTCGACGTGTATACGCTCGCCGAAGAGGTCACCAAGGGCCTCGAAGGTATGACCGTGCCACTGCGCGTTGCCGTGATGGGCTGCGTTGTGAACGGCCCGGGTGAGGCTCGCGAGGCCGACCTGGGGGTTGCCTCGGGTAACGGTAAGGGACAGATCTTTGTCAAAGGCGAGGTCATCAAGACCGTGCCCGAGTCTGAGATCGTGGCGACCCTCATCGAGGAAGCGAACCGGTTGGCTGCCGAGATCGGCCACAAGGCTGAATCGGGCGCACCCGAGGTGCTCACCTACTAG
- a CDS encoding M50 family metallopeptidase, translated as MLLYVLGIVIILIGLAVSIGLHEIGHLVPAKLFGVKVTQYMVGFGRTVWSRRKGETEYGVKMIPLGGYVAMTGMYPPQRPGEAPRASTTGFLNSVVEEGAPTGKAGGAATLEAAADTIDGAAPAGRHPAADELELRRGIAGLVDDARLASAETIDEGEDHRTFYRLAVWKKIIIMLGGPLMNLVLAFVFFAIVFVGFGVPQFTTTLGQVNECLLPATSTATSCDATDTAAPAAAAGLRPGDTILEIDGVNMGSWEQFRDAVSAAPGTPLDLLIERAGSEEHVTLTPVPNTRLVVDEAGKVATDAAGVALTETVGMIGASPASARVRQPITAVPAQVGQNIEHVVGIVVRLPDRMVDVWNAAFGSEARDPNGPISVVGVGRIAGEVASSGEMEIAARAQTLVMLLGSLNVALFVFNLIPLMPLDGGHIAGALYEGAKRRLAKLFGKADPGPVDTAKMVPVTFVVVIVMGAMSLLLVYADLVKPVSLFG; from the coding sequence GTGCTGCTCTACGTGCTGGGGATTGTAATCATCCTCATTGGACTTGCCGTGTCTATTGGGCTGCATGAGATCGGGCATCTGGTGCCCGCCAAGCTCTTCGGCGTCAAGGTGACCCAGTACATGGTGGGCTTTGGCAGAACCGTGTGGTCGCGCCGCAAGGGCGAAACCGAGTACGGCGTGAAGATGATTCCGCTTGGCGGTTACGTCGCGATGACCGGAATGTATCCGCCGCAACGACCGGGGGAGGCGCCCCGCGCATCGACCACCGGGTTTTTGAACTCGGTCGTCGAAGAGGGCGCGCCCACGGGCAAGGCTGGGGGCGCGGCGACCCTGGAGGCTGCCGCCGACACCATCGATGGCGCGGCACCCGCGGGCCGGCACCCTGCCGCCGATGAGCTCGAGCTGCGCCGCGGCATTGCCGGTCTCGTCGATGACGCACGCCTCGCGAGCGCCGAAACCATCGACGAAGGCGAAGACCACCGCACCTTCTACCGCCTCGCGGTGTGGAAGAAAATCATCATCATGCTGGGCGGCCCGCTGATGAACCTCGTGCTCGCGTTCGTGTTCTTCGCCATCGTGTTCGTGGGCTTTGGGGTGCCGCAGTTCACCACTACGCTCGGCCAGGTGAACGAGTGTCTGCTGCCCGCCACGAGCACCGCTACCAGCTGTGACGCGACCGATACCGCCGCCCCCGCGGCGGCGGCCGGGCTGCGCCCGGGCGACACGATCCTCGAGATCGACGGCGTAAACATGGGCAGCTGGGAGCAGTTTCGCGACGCCGTCAGCGCCGCCCCCGGCACCCCGCTTGATCTGCTGATCGAGCGCGCAGGCAGCGAAGAGCACGTCACCCTCACCCCCGTGCCCAATACCCGCCTGGTCGTTGACGAGGCGGGCAAGGTGGCCACCGATGCCGCGGGCGTTGCCCTCACCGAAACCGTCGGCATGATTGGTGCCTCTCCGGCGAGCGCGCGGGTGCGCCAGCCTATCACCGCGGTGCCCGCACAGGTGGGGCAAAACATCGAGCATGTCGTGGGGATCGTGGTGCGTCTGCCCGATCGCATGGTTGACGTGTGGAACGCCGCTTTCGGGTCTGAAGCACGCGACCCCAACGGCCCCATCAGCGTTGTCGGGGTGGGCCGCATTGCCGGTGAGGTCGCAAGCTCGGGCGAGATGGAGATCGCCGCCCGCGCCCAGACCCTAGTGATGCTGCTCGGCTCGCTCAACGTCGCCCTGTTTGTGTTCAACCTGATTCCCCTGATGCCGCTCGACGGCGGCCACATCGCGGGCGCTCTGTACGAGGGGGCGAAACGCCGCCTCGCGAAGCTCTTCGGTAAAGCCGACCCCGGTCCCGTCGACACCGCAAAGATGGTGCCCGTCACCTTTGTCGTCGTGATCGTGATGGGCGCGATGAGCCTCCTGCTCGTCTACGCCGATCTCGTGAAACCGGTCTCGCTCTTCGGGTGA
- the dxr gene encoding 1-deoxy-D-xylulose-5-phosphate reductoisomerase: MKRVIILGSTGSIGEQALDVIRANPAKFQIAGLVAGTNAERVAEQAEEFNVEHTALGADGAVQIIEDVEADVVLNGITGSVGLAPTIAALKAGRTLALANKESLIVGGDLVRELAAPGQIVPVDSEHSAIAQALRSGTAGEVRRLVLTASGGPFRGRTRAELEHVTPAQALAHPTWNMGRVVTTNSATLVNKGLEVIEAHLLFDVSYGNIDVVVHPQSIVHSMVEFIDGSTIAQASPPDMRLPIALGLTWPERLGGVGAPIDWTKATSWDFEPLDSEAFPAVDVAKEVGRARKTFPAVFNAANEEAVDAFHDGRIGFTDIVDIIRAVLEVHEAPAQLTLESLAEAERWARERAQLVIAARAR, translated from the coding sequence ATGAAGCGCGTCATCATTTTGGGGTCCACAGGTTCGATTGGCGAGCAGGCGCTCGACGTGATTCGTGCGAATCCCGCGAAGTTTCAAATCGCCGGGTTGGTGGCGGGCACGAACGCCGAGCGTGTGGCCGAGCAGGCCGAAGAATTCAATGTCGAACACACAGCGCTCGGTGCCGACGGCGCGGTGCAGATCATCGAAGACGTCGAGGCCGACGTGGTACTCAACGGCATCACCGGTTCGGTGGGGCTCGCCCCGACGATCGCCGCGCTGAAGGCCGGGCGCACGCTCGCCCTCGCAAATAAAGAATCGCTGATCGTGGGTGGTGACCTCGTGCGCGAGCTCGCGGCCCCCGGTCAGATCGTGCCCGTCGATTCTGAGCACTCGGCCATCGCGCAGGCGCTGCGCTCGGGCACTGCGGGCGAGGTGCGCCGCCTCGTGCTCACCGCCTCAGGTGGCCCGTTTCGCGGCCGCACCCGCGCAGAGCTCGAACACGTCACCCCCGCGCAGGCGCTCGCGCACCCCACCTGGAACATGGGCCGCGTCGTCACCACCAACTCGGCGACGCTCGTCAACAAGGGCCTCGAAGTGATCGAGGCGCACCTGCTCTTCGACGTCTCATACGGCAACATTGACGTGGTGGTGCACCCGCAGTCGATCGTGCACTCGATGGTCGAGTTCATCGACGGATCGACGATCGCGCAGGCCTCACCGCCCGATATGCGCCTGCCCATCGCGCTGGGGCTTACCTGGCCCGAGCGCCTCGGCGGCGTGGGCGCCCCGATTGACTGGACCAAGGCGACCTCCTGGGACTTCGAGCCGCTCGACAGCGAGGCATTCCCCGCCGTCGACGTCGCCAAAGAGGTGGGCCGCGCCCGCAAAACCTTCCCGGCCGTGTTTAACGCCGCCAACGAAGAGGCCGTCGATGCCTTCCACGACGGCCGCATCGGCTTCACCGACATCGTCGACATCATTCGCGCGGTGCTCGAGGTACACGAGGCCCCGGCACAGCTCACGCTCGAATCGCTCGCCGAAGCCGAACGCTGGGCACGCGAGCGGGCCCAGCTCGTGATCGCGGCCCGCGCCCGCTAA
- a CDS encoding FKBP-type peptidyl-prolyl cis-trans isomerase, translating to MNISRALLPAALAGALLMTGCSAAGAPTKDAAGVECLASGSASSSLKVSGDIGADAKLTSKAPVTAKKLERSVITEGDGKVAKEGQSVTVSMAMFNGKTGASIQQQPASAVPLVKDTLNDWAYEGLRCALPGETVGIVAPYNDFFGSEMEPEATGLEGFTKKDSIVIVMQVEEINDAAAAEEPVAPTNEPGTLEPDELLKKAEGTAKDAPEGFPTVKLAKDGAPTITMPKGDAPKKLEVATIIEGDGETVEPGDRVYVNYRGVIWRTGEEFDSSWSRGEAANFTTTGVIGGFQQALEGQKVGSQIISVVPAEDGGYGADGLTQMGHEPDDVMVFVLDILGTVHADAK from the coding sequence GTGAACATCTCCCGTGCCCTCCTGCCCGCGGCCCTCGCCGGGGCGCTGCTGATGACCGGATGCTCTGCCGCCGGTGCTCCGACCAAAGACGCTGCGGGTGTTGAATGTCTCGCGTCGGGCTCTGCAAGCTCGAGCCTCAAGGTTTCGGGCGACATCGGCGCTGACGCAAAGCTCACGTCAAAGGCACCGGTGACCGCGAAGAAGCTTGAGCGCTCGGTGATCACCGAGGGCGACGGCAAGGTGGCAAAGGAAGGCCAGAGCGTCACCGTGTCGATGGCGATGTTTAACGGCAAGACCGGCGCCTCGATTCAGCAGCAGCCCGCGAGCGCCGTGCCGTTGGTGAAGGACACGCTCAACGACTGGGCCTACGAGGGCCTGCGCTGCGCGCTGCCCGGTGAAACGGTGGGCATTGTTGCCCCCTACAACGATTTCTTTGGGTCTGAGATGGAACCCGAGGCCACCGGTCTCGAGGGCTTCACCAAGAAGGACTCGATCGTCATCGTGATGCAGGTCGAAGAGATCAATGACGCGGCCGCTGCTGAAGAGCCCGTCGCTCCGACCAACGAGCCGGGCACCCTCGAACCTGATGAGCTATTGAAGAAGGCCGAGGGCACCGCCAAGGATGCTCCCGAGGGGTTCCCCACGGTGAAGCTCGCGAAAGACGGCGCACCGACGATCACGATGCCCAAGGGCGATGCCCCGAAGAAGCTCGAGGTCGCCACGATCATCGAGGGCGACGGCGAAACCGTCGAGCCCGGTGACCGCGTGTACGTCAACTACCGCGGAGTGATCTGGCGCACGGGCGAAGAGTTTGACTCCAGCTGGAGCCGCGGCGAAGCCGCAAACTTCACCACAACCGGAGTGATCGGTGGCTTCCAGCAGGCGCTTGAAGGTCAGAAGGTCGGCTCGCAGATCATCTCCGTGGTGCCCGCTGAAGACGGCGGCTACGGTGCTGATGGACTGACCCAGATGGGCCACGAACCCGATGACGTCATGGTCTTCGTGCTCGATATTCTTGGTACGGTTCACGCCGACGCCAAGTAG
- the rsmI gene encoding 16S rRNA (cytidine(1402)-2'-O)-methyltransferase gives MILLAATPIGNLGDASARLRETFEAATVIAAEDTRHTIQLLRLLGIENRPELIALHDHNEHERAASLVERARDEDIVLVSDAGMPTVSDPGFRVVQLAAEMGVDVTCIPGPSAVVTALAVSGLPTDRFAFEGFVPRKAGDRTRALEELANDRRTLVFFEGPSRLAATLADFARVFGSDRPAAVCRELTKMHEEVKRGGLAELAEWAAEGVRGEIVIVVGAGAAKVFSPEDALAEVQNRVAAGTRLKDATREVAEATGLSARDLYAAALAARN, from the coding sequence ATGATTCTGCTCGCTGCCACCCCCATCGGTAACCTCGGCGATGCGTCGGCCCGCCTGCGCGAAACCTTCGAGGCCGCCACGGTCATCGCAGCCGAAGACACGCGCCACACCATTCAGCTGCTGCGCCTGCTCGGCATCGAAAACCGGCCCGAGCTCATCGCGCTGCACGACCACAACGAACACGAGCGCGCCGCCTCTCTCGTTGAGCGGGCCCGCGACGAAGACATCGTGCTCGTGAGCGATGCCGGTATGCCCACGGTCTCTGATCCCGGATTTCGCGTCGTACAGCTCGCCGCCGAGATGGGCGTCGACGTCACCTGCATCCCCGGCCCCAGCGCCGTCGTGACCGCGCTCGCGGTCTCGGGGCTGCCCACCGACCGCTTCGCGTTCGAAGGATTCGTGCCGCGCAAGGCCGGCGATCGCACCCGCGCGCTCGAAGAACTCGCGAACGACCGCCGCACGCTCGTGTTCTTCGAGGGCCCCTCGCGGCTCGCGGCGACGCTCGCTGACTTCGCGCGCGTGTTTGGCTCGGATCGCCCCGCCGCCGTCTGCCGTGAACTCACGAAGATGCACGAGGAAGTCAAGCGCGGCGGGCTCGCCGAGCTGGCCGAATGGGCAGCCGAGGGCGTGCGCGGTGAAATCGTGATCGTGGTCGGCGCTGGCGCCGCGAAGGTATTCTCACCCGAGGATGCCCTCGCCGAGGTGCAGAACCGCGTCGCCGCGGGCACCCGCCTGAAAGACGCCACCCGCGAGGTCGCCGAGGCCACCGGGCTGTCAGCCCGCGACCTCTACGCCGCCGCCCTCGCCGCACGCAACTAG